One Flagellimonas sp. CMM7 genomic region harbors:
- a CDS encoding rod shape-determining protein, giving the protein MGFFDFMTEEIAIDLGTANTLIIHLDKVVVDSPSIVARDRVSGKIIAVGREANMMQGKTHENIKTIRPLKDGVIADFDASEKMINMFIKNIPALKKKWFPPALRMVICIPSGITEVEMRAVRESAERVNGKEVYLIHEPMAAAIGIGLDIMQPKGNMIVDIGGGTTEIAVIALGGIVCDKSVKIAGDVFTNDIIYYMRTQHNLYVGESTAEAIKIEIGSATEDLKSPPDDKSIQGRDLLTGKPKQVQVSYREIAKALDKSILRVEDAVMETLSQTPPELAADIYNTGIYLAGGGSMLRGLDRRLSQKTDLPVYIAEDPLRAVVRGTGIALKNLERYKSILIK; this is encoded by the coding sequence ATGGGATTTTTTGATTTCATGACCGAGGAAATCGCCATCGACCTTGGTACTGCAAACACCCTGATAATTCATTTAGACAAAGTAGTAGTTGACAGCCCGTCCATTGTTGCCCGAGACCGAGTCTCTGGAAAAATTATAGCAGTTGGTAGGGAAGCCAATATGATGCAGGGGAAAACCCATGAGAACATTAAGACCATACGACCTCTAAAAGATGGCGTAATTGCCGACTTTGACGCTTCGGAAAAGATGATCAACATGTTCATCAAAAATATTCCGGCTTTAAAGAAAAAATGGTTCCCGCCTGCCCTTAGAATGGTCATCTGTATTCCTTCCGGTATTACCGAAGTGGAAATGCGGGCCGTAAGAGAGTCAGCTGAAAGGGTAAATGGCAAGGAAGTTTATTTAATCCATGAACCTATGGCAGCAGCTATTGGTATTGGATTGGATATTATGCAGCCCAAAGGAAACATGATTGTGGATATAGGTGGTGGTACCACAGAAATTGCGGTGATTGCACTTGGAGGAATTGTTTGTGATAAATCCGTTAAGATTGCAGGTGATGTTTTCACCAATGATATTATCTATTACATGAGAACCCAACACAATTTGTATGTTGGAGAAAGCACAGCAGAAGCTATAAAAATTGAAATTGGTTCCGCAACAGAAGATTTAAAATCTCCGCCAGACGACAAGTCAATCCAAGGAAGAGACTTATTAACCGGAAAACCAAAGCAAGTTCAAGTTTCATACAGAGAAATTGCTAAAGCACTTGACAAAAGTATTTTAAGGGTAGAAGATGCCGTAATGGAAACCTTATCACAAACGCCTCCTGAATTGGCTGCGGATATATACAATACCGGTATTTACTTAGCTGGTGGAGGATCTATGTTAAGAGGCTTGGACAGAAGACTTTCGCAAAAAACTGATTTACCTGTTTATATTGCTGAAGACCCATTAAGGGCTGTTGTAAGAGGTACGGGTATAGCCCTCAAAAATTTAGAGCGATATAAAAGTATATTAATAAAGTAG
- the purH gene encoding bifunctional phosphoribosylaminoimidazolecarboxamide formyltransferase/IMP cyclohydrolase, with amino-acid sequence MNTAKKASAALISVFHKDGLEPIVKKLDELGVTLYSTGGTEKFIRDLGINVVPVEDVTSYPSILGGRVKTLHPKVFGGILNRQDNDSDVAQMEEFEIPQLDIVIVDLYPFEKTVASGASEQDIIEKIDIGGISLIRAAAKNFKDVLCVSSMEDYGDFLNVISESDGITTLEDRKRFASKAFNVSSHYDTAIFNYFNQNHDEAVLKISEQKGRVLRYGENPHQKGFFFGDFEAMFTKLHGKELSYNNLLDVDAAVNLMGEFKNDAPTFAILKHNNACGLATRDTISQAYVDALAGDPVSAFGGILISNVEIDASTAEEIHKLFCEVVIAPSYSADALEILKGKKNRIILIQNEVDLPDTLVRTCLNGVLVQDKDFKTDTSDGLTPVTDKKPSSEEIEDLIFASKLCKHTKSNTIVLAKNKQLCASGTGQTSRVDALNQAINKARSFNFELDGAVMASDAFFPFPDCVEIADKAGVKSVIQPGGSIKDQLSIDYCNENGLAMVMTGTRHFKH; translated from the coding sequence ATGAACACTGCCAAAAAAGCCTCGGCTGCACTTATTTCGGTTTTCCACAAAGACGGACTGGAACCTATTGTTAAAAAACTAGACGAACTTGGAGTAACCTTGTATTCCACAGGGGGAACAGAAAAATTCATTCGAGATTTGGGAATAAACGTAGTCCCGGTCGAAGATGTAACCAGCTACCCTTCTATTTTGGGAGGTCGTGTAAAAACATTACATCCCAAGGTTTTTGGGGGAATCTTAAATAGACAGGACAATGATAGTGATGTTGCCCAAATGGAGGAATTTGAAATACCTCAACTAGATATTGTCATCGTAGATCTGTACCCTTTTGAAAAAACTGTTGCCAGTGGTGCTTCTGAACAAGATATCATTGAAAAAATAGATATTGGTGGCATATCATTGATACGTGCTGCCGCCAAAAACTTTAAAGATGTGTTGTGTGTTTCATCAATGGAAGATTATGGAGATTTCCTTAATGTTATTTCTGAAAGTGATGGTATAACCACACTTGAAGACCGCAAACGCTTTGCTTCTAAAGCATTCAATGTCTCCTCTCACTATGATACCGCTATCTTTAACTACTTCAATCAAAATCATGATGAGGCCGTATTGAAGATAAGCGAACAAAAAGGGAGAGTGCTTCGTTATGGTGAAAACCCACACCAAAAAGGTTTTTTCTTTGGAGATTTTGAAGCTATGTTTACCAAACTTCACGGAAAAGAACTATCCTATAATAATCTTTTGGATGTTGATGCTGCGGTAAATTTAATGGGAGAGTTTAAAAATGATGCGCCCACTTTCGCCATTTTAAAACATAACAATGCTTGTGGTCTGGCAACAAGAGATACTATAAGCCAGGCGTATGTTGATGCCCTTGCTGGTGACCCAGTTTCTGCCTTTGGGGGCATTCTTATTTCCAATGTTGAAATTGATGCATCAACAGCGGAAGAGATTCATAAATTATTCTGTGAAGTAGTAATAGCCCCTAGTTACTCTGCTGATGCTTTGGAGATCCTTAAAGGCAAAAAGAATAGAATCATACTTATTCAAAATGAAGTGGATCTGCCTGATACTTTGGTAAGAACCTGTCTTAACGGAGTTTTGGTTCAAGACAAGGATTTTAAGACCGATACATCTGATGGCTTGACCCCTGTAACAGATAAAAAACCTTCTTCTGAAGAAATAGAAGATTTAATATTTGCCTCCAAACTATGTAAGCATACTAAAAGTAACACCATTGTCCTGGCAAAAAACAAGCAGCTTTGTGCCAGTGGCACAGGGCAGACTTCCAGAGTAGATGCTTTAAACCAAGCTATAAACAAAGCCAGGTCTTTTAATTTTGAATTGGATGGTGCTGTAATGGCCAGTGATGCCTTTTTTCCTTTTCCAGATTGCGTAGAAATTGCGGATAAAGCGGGTGTAAAAAGTGTGATACAACCAGGAGGTTCCATAAAAGACCAACTGAGCATAGATTATTGCAATGAAAATGGGCTGGCTATGGTAATGACTGGCACTAGACATTTTAAGCATTAA
- a CDS encoding GAF domain-containing protein → MLLSLKPKVTSILAEKEKSIETRLTEVCQLLKDSITYYNWVGFYFKNGDKDELKLGPYVGAPTDHTIIPFGKGICGQVAVSNENFVVPDVAAQDNYIACSITVKSEIVVPLFKDGKNIGQIDIDSNTPDPFTEEDERFLEFVNEKVAEIL, encoded by the coding sequence ATGTTATTGTCCCTAAAACCCAAAGTAACTTCCATCCTAGCGGAAAAAGAAAAAAGCATAGAAACCCGTTTAACCGAAGTTTGTCAATTGCTAAAAGACTCCATAACGTATTACAATTGGGTAGGGTTCTATTTTAAAAATGGCGATAAGGACGAATTGAAGCTTGGCCCATATGTAGGTGCACCTACAGACCACACAATTATTCCGTTTGGAAAAGGTATTTGTGGCCAAGTAGCCGTAAGCAATGAGAATTTTGTTGTACCGGATGTTGCAGCTCAAGACAATTACATTGCTTGCAGTATTACCGTCAAGTCTGAAATCGTTGTCCCATTATTTAAAGATGGCAAAAATATAGGCCAAATCGATATAGATTCCAATACTCCTGATCCGTTCACGGAAGAAGATGAACGCTTTTTGGAATTTGTAAATGAAAAAGTGGCTGAAATTCTTTAA